In Dehalobacter sp., the following proteins share a genomic window:
- a CDS encoding TIGR01777 family oxidoreductase — protein MNVLIIGGTGFLGRNLTKELMSSGYKVSVITRNRQFTADKVENNVDLIEWDNISPLSSIYDFKEFDVVINFAGESIGNHRWSNLVKQEILNSRINTTRSIVNAINDGTMNPKVLINASAVGYYGPRQDDKIAESEGPGQDFLAEVCKKWEDEAYKVQNEFTRVVTIRIGVVLGSQGALTRMVIPFKYYIGGPLGKGNQWLPWIYIQDLIRMFRFIIEHDEVTGPVNGTAPEPVRMKGFSKILGEVLKRPSWFPVPEFVLKIALGQMSEMLLHGQRAIPQKISDIGFEFKFPDLRSALEDALRNRNVV, from the coding sequence ATGAATGTTTTGATTATTGGTGGAACAGGTTTTTTAGGAAGGAACTTAACCAAGGAGTTAATGTCTAGTGGTTATAAAGTATCTGTTATAACAAGAAATCGGCAATTCACAGCAGACAAAGTTGAAAATAATGTTGATCTAATAGAGTGGGATAATATTTCTCCGCTATCTTCAATTTATGATTTTAAGGAATTTGATGTAGTTATTAATTTTGCAGGAGAATCAATCGGTAACCATCGTTGGTCCAATTTAGTTAAGCAAGAGATATTGAATAGTAGGATAAATACTACTCGTTCCATTGTTAACGCTATAAACGATGGGACTATGAATCCAAAAGTTCTAATAAACGCTTCAGCTGTAGGATACTATGGGCCTCGTCAGGATGATAAGATAGCCGAGAGTGAAGGTCCTGGACAGGATTTTCTTGCGGAAGTTTGCAAGAAATGGGAAGATGAAGCTTACAAGGTCCAAAATGAATTTACACGAGTCGTTACTATTCGTATTGGGGTAGTATTGGGTAGCCAAGGTGCTCTTACAAGAATGGTTATACCCTTTAAATATTACATCGGTGGTCCATTAGGTAAAGGAAATCAGTGGCTTCCGTGGATTTACATTCAAGATCTAATCAGGATGTTTAGATTTATAATCGAACATGATGAGGTTACTGGTCCTGTAAATGGAACAGCACCAGAACCAGTAAGAATGAAAGGCTTTTCAAAGATTTTAGGAGAAGTCTTAAAGAGACCATCATGGTTTCCAGTTCCCGAATTTGTATTGAAAATCGCATTAGGCCAAATGTCTGAAATGTTATTACATGGTCAAAGGGCTATTCCCCAAAAAATTAGTGATATTGGTTTCGAGTTTAAATTTCCTGATTTAAGGTCTGCTCTAGAGGATGCTTTGAGGAATCGGAACGTTGTCTAA